GAAAAAGTGGTAAAACCTTTGGTAGTGTATATGGCCGTATGGATTGGAACAAGCCTGCGCCAACCATGACCACACAGTGCACAGGCCTAGGAAATGGTCGATTTGGACATCCCGAACAAAATAGAGCAATCTCTCTTCGCGAAGCAGCTTTAATACAAACCTTCCCTAGAAACTATCGTTTTTTTATAGATGAAAAATCAGTATCAACAACTTTAGCATCACGATACATTGGGAATGCCGTTCCCCCGAAATTAGGGGAAATTATTGGGAAAAGTATAAAGCAACATTTAAAACAATGCGAGGAGCATGATGGAAAATTATAAATTCAACATTTCCCTAAGCGTCCTAAATCACTTAGGGAGAAATTTGTATCGAAGCCTTATAACCGTTATAGGTGAAGCTATATCTAATTCATGGGATGCGGACGCAAAAAATGTCCATATATACATAGATAGAGAAAAGAACCAGCTTGTTGTTCAAGATGATGGCGTTGGAATGACGCCCGATGATTTTCAAAATAAATTTTTAATGATCGGGTACTCAAAAAGAAAAGATGGTTCCATGCATTCCCCCGGTCATCGTCCTTTTATTGGCAGAAAGGGTATTGGTAAATTGGCGTTGTTATCTTGTGCACGTAAGATTTCCATTTTAACCAAAACGGGCTCTTCTGATTTGACTGGAGGAACTATAGATAACAAAGGTCTTGACGAAGCGATTGAAGATAATGTTAAGCCCAGCGATTATAATTTAACGCCTCTTAGCGAGAACGTCACAAATGTGTATCCGCCTTCTTCAAACGGAACAA
This Fibrobacter sp. UWB15 DNA region includes the following protein-coding sequences:
- a CDS encoding ATP-binding protein encodes the protein MMENYKFNISLSVLNHLGRNLYRSLITVIGEAISNSWDADAKNVHIYIDREKNQLVVQDDGVGMTPDDFQNKFLMIGYSKRKDGSMHSPGHRPFIGRKGIGKLALLSCARKISILTKTGSSDLTGGTIDNKGLDEAIEDNVKPSDYNLTPLSENVTNVYPPSSNGTTIIFSDLNDGIKNRIEYLRQLIALDFRFSIFDPSFCIFVNDNKISMEDLDFLIQDTQFLWCINTGDTKDEFIKNICNSSNLQKIQHITYSQLNISGFIASVKKPSKLKIQNTKEKATID